From Nicotiana tabacum cultivar K326 chromosome 22, ASM71507v2, whole genome shotgun sequence, one genomic window encodes:
- the LOC107784240 gene encoding uncharacterized protein LOC107784240 has product MEGVSTRVYSGLKGYWKRRGYKKLNRKNRPVEVSAEGSNSNRKRRFWKIKFTRPRLKLKLNFRRFSIKKLLIGLRDAYVNVMLRVANTRGLGGGYGGDYGGVAGFGMRPIKEYDEKVLVEIYKSMMAKGIIVPRDVSGSANAKIGPEIFCRNGN; this is encoded by the coding sequence ATGGAGGGGGTATCAACGAGGGTGTACAGCGGATTAAAGGGTTACTGGAAAAGGAGGGGTTATAAGAAGCTGAACCGGAAAAACCGGCCGGTTGAAGTATCAGCAGAAGGTTCGAATTCGAACCGGAAGAGAAGGTTCTGGAAGATAAAATTCACGCGGCCAAGATTAAAGCTGAAGCTCAATTTTCGACGGTTCTCTATTAAGAAGCTTCTAATTGGGTTGCGGGATGCTTATGTGAACGTGATGCTAAGGGTTGCTAACACCCGCGGGCTCGGCGGTGGTTACGGCGGGGATTACGGCGGCGTCGCCGGATTTGGGATGCGGCCGATTAAGGAGTACGATGAGAAGGTACTGGTGGAGATCTATAAGTCAATGATGGCTAAAGGAATAATAGTTCCTCGTGATGTTTCTGGATCGGCCAATGCCAAAATTGGCCCTGAGATTTTCTGTCGCAACGGTAATTAA